The proteins below come from a single Malus domestica chromosome 03, GDT2T_hap1 genomic window:
- the LOC139194018 gene encoding cellulose synthase-like protein E1, whose amino-acid sequence MGNEGYLPLFETRRAKGTVLYKVFAASIFAGICLIWVYRLSHIPKAGEDGRFGWIGLLGAEIWFGFYWLLTQASRWNRVYRYTFKDRLSQRDENELPGVDVFVCTADPTIEPPMMVINTVLSVMAYDYPPEKLSVYLSDDGGSELTYYALLEAAEFAKYWIPYCKRYKVEPRSPATYFVTVSADAIDDDQAKDFWVTKKSYKEMENQIQNAVKLGRISEEVRSKCKGFSQWDPNSSRRDHDTILQILIDGRNPNSGDVEGCVLPTLVYLAREKRPQHHHNFKAGAMNALIRVSSNISNGQVILNVDCDMYSNNSMAIHDALCFFMDEEEGQEVAFVQFPQNFENITKNDLYSNSLLIISEVEFHGLDGYGGTLYVGSGCFHRRETLCGRKFIKGSKIDMKWEFSGQREESRIHELEENSGSLASCTFEENTQWGKEMGLKYGCPVEDVITGLSIQCRGWKSVYCNPTRKAFLGVAPTTLTQTLVQHKRWTEGDFQILLSKYSPAWYAHGKISFGLQLGYCCYCFWCSNSLAALFYSIVPSLYLLKGISLFPQVSSPWLIPFAYVIISKYTWSFVEFLGCGGTILGWWNDQRMWLYKRTSSYLFAFIDTILNSLGYSDTAFIITSKVDDEDVSERYKKEVMEFGDSSPMFTVLATLAILNLYCFLGFLNKAISGEGIAEAYEKMPLQILLCGVLVLLNLPLYQALYLRKDKGKLPSSVAFKSMAFAVSACICFQYLY is encoded by the exons ATGGGAAATGAAGGGTATTTGCCGTTGTTCGAGACGAGGAGAGCCAAGGGAACAGTCCTGTATAAAGTTTTTGCAGCATCTATATTTGCAGGAATATGTTTGATTTGGGTTTATAGATTGAGTCACATACCAAAAGCAGGAGAAGATGGAAGGTTTGGTTGGATTGGACTTTTGGGTGCTGAGATATGGTTTGGTTTTTACTGGCTCCTCACTCAGGCCTCCCGGTGGAACCGTGTGTATAGGTACACCTTCAAAGATAGGCTATCTCAAAG AGACGAGAATGAATTGCCGGGAGTGGACGTATTTGTGTGCACGGCAGACCCAACCATTGAGCCGCCGATGATGGTGATTAACACGGTTTTGTCAGTGATGGCTTATGATTACCCGCCGGAGAAGCTGAGCGTCTATCTGTCCGATGATGGCGGGTCGGAACTTACGTACTATGCTCTCTTGGAGGCTGCTGAGTTTGCAAAGTATTGGATACCATACTGCAAGAGGTACAAAGTGGAGCCAAGGTCACCTGCTACTTATTTTGTCACAGTATCTGCTGATGCAATTGATGATGATCAGGCTAAAGATTTCTGGGTTACTAAG AAATCATACAAAGAAATGGAGAATCAAATTCAAAATGCAGTGAAGCTAGGCAGGATTTCAGAAGAAGTACGATCAAAATGCAAAGGCTTTTCTCAGTGGGATCCAAATTCATCTAGACGTGACCATGACACCATTCTTCAA ATTCTAATTGATGGGAGGAACCCTAATTCAGGAGATGTTGAAGGGTGTGTATTGCCAACTTTAGTGTATTTAGCTCGGGAGAAAAGGCCTCAACATCACCATAACTTCAAAGCTGGCGCTATGAATGCTCTG ATTAGGGTGTCTTCAAACATTAGCAATGGGCAGGTCATTCTTAATGTAGACTGCGATATGTATTCGAACAACTCCATGGCCATACATGATGCGCTTTGTTTCTTCATGGATGAAGAAGAAGGCCAAGAGGTTGCCTTCGTACAGTTCCCACAGAATTTTGAAAATATAACTAAGAATGACTTGTATAGCAATTCTTTACTCATAATCAGCGAG GTGGAATTCCATGGCTTGGATGGTTATGGCGGCACTCTATATGTCGGAAGTGGATGCTTTCACAGAAGAGAGACTCTTTGTGGGAGAAAGTTTATCAAGGGATCCAAGATTGATATGAAATGGGAGTTCAGTGGACAAAGAGAAGAAAGTAGAATTCATGAATTAGAAGAAAATTCAGGAAGTCTTGCAAGCTGTACATTTGAAGAGAACACTCAATGGGGAAaagag ATGGGATTGAAATATGGATGTCCGGTAGAAGATGTGATCACAGGGCTATCAATCCAATGCCGCGGTTGGAAATCAGTGTATTGCAATCCCACAAGGAAAGCTTTCTTAGGAGTAGCCCCAACCACGCTAACTCAGACGCTTGTGCAGCATAAGAGATGGACAGAAGGCGATTTCCAGATTTTGCTTTCTAAATACAGCCCTGCATGGTATGCACATGGAAAAATTAGCTTTGGTCTTCAACTTGGATATTGTTGCTACTGCTTCTGGTGTTCGAATTCGTTGGCAGCATTATTTTATTCGATTGTCCCTTCCCTTTACCtcctcaaaggcatttccttatTTCCACAG GTCTCGAGCCCTTGGCTCATACCATTTGCATACGTGATAATTTCGAAGTACACTTGGAGTTTTGTTGAGTTTTTGGGGTGTGGTGGCACAATCTTAGGTTGGTGGAACGATCAACGAATGTGGCTTTACAAGAGAACAAGTTCCTACCTATTTGCCTTCATTGACACCATTTTAAACTCGCTTGGATATTCTGATACAGCATTCATAATAACATCTAAGGTGGATGACGAAGATGTGTCAGAACGATACAAGaaagaggttatggaatttGGAGATTCGTCGCCAATGTTTACCGTACTTGCAACACTAGCAATTCTCAATTTGTACTGCTTCCTTGGGTTTTTAAACAAAGCAATCTCTGGAGAAGGAATAGCAGAAGCTTATGAGAAAATGCCTTTGCAAATTCTTCTGTGTGGGGTTTTAGTTCTTCTCAACCTGCCATTATACCAGGCTCTTTACCTAAGGAAGGACAAGGGAAAGCTGCCAAGCTCTGTAGCTTTTAAATCAATGGCATTTGCCGTTTCTGCTTGTATCTGTTTCCAATATTTGTATTAG